One Terriglobia bacterium genomic region harbors:
- the rpsO gene encoding 30S ribosomal protein S15 yields the protein MPLTVERKTKVISEHRRHPTDTGSAEVQIALLSERINTLNDHFKGHVKDHSSRRGLLKMVSQRRRLLDYLRSINVDGYKTIIEKLGIRR from the coding sequence ATGCCCCTGACAGTTGAGAGAAAGACGAAAGTGATTTCCGAGCATCGGAGGCATCCGACCGATACCGGGTCCGCCGAGGTTCAGATCGCCTTGCTGAGCGAGCGGATTAACACGCTGAACGATCATTTCAAAGGACATGTCAAGGATCACTCCTCGCGTCGCGGTCTGTTGAAAATGGTCAGCCAGCGCCGCCGCTTGCTGGATTACCTTCGCAGCATCAATGTGGACGGGTATAAGACGATCATCGAAAAGTTGGGCATTCGCCGCTAG